One region of Qipengyuania sp. SS22 genomic DNA includes:
- a CDS encoding DNA polymerase III subunit chi, producing MTATRVDFYQLSRDPVDVTTAKLARKVLQAGERLLVVSGDEAQRGQLGKLLWEQGGGTFLANGMAGGPHEAHQPILLSADCAAPNDARMALIADGQWRDDALGFDRVLLLFDGTQRDAAAELWRRFAQDDQIDNRINKQDENGAWREGR from the coding sequence ATGACCGCCACCCGCGTCGATTTCTACCAGCTCAGCCGCGATCCGGTCGATGTCACCACCGCCAAGCTGGCGCGCAAGGTGTTGCAGGCGGGCGAGCGCCTGTTGGTAGTAAGCGGCGACGAGGCGCAGCGTGGCCAGCTCGGCAAGCTGCTTTGGGAGCAGGGCGGGGGGACTTTCCTCGCCAATGGCATGGCCGGCGGACCGCATGAGGCACACCAGCCGATCCTGCTGTCGGCGGATTGCGCCGCACCCAATGATGCGCGCATGGCGCTGATCGCCGATGGCCAGTGGCGCGACGACGCGCTGGGGTTCGACCGCGTGCTGCTCTTGTTCGACGGCACGCAGCGCGATGCCGCTGCCGAACTGTGGCGGCGCTTCGCGCAAGACGATCAGATCGACAACCGCATCAACAAGCAGGACGAAAACGGTGCCTGGCGCGAAGGGCGCTGA
- the ndk gene encoding nucleoside-diphosphate kinase: MAVTRTFSIIKPDATRRNLTGAVTKMLEEAGLRVVASKRIQMTREQAEGFYAVHKERPFFGELVDFMISGPVVVQVLEGEDAVKRNRDVMGATNPADADEGTIRKTYAESIEANSVHGSDSDENAKIEIDFFFDEAELVG; the protein is encoded by the coding sequence ATGGCGGTTACCCGCACCTTTTCGATCATCAAGCCCGATGCCACCCGCCGCAACCTGACCGGTGCAGTCACCAAGATGCTGGAAGAAGCCGGCCTGCGCGTCGTCGCTTCGAAGCGCATCCAGATGACCCGCGAACAGGCCGAAGGCTTTTACGCGGTCCACAAGGAACGCCCCTTCTTCGGTGAACTGGTCGATTTCATGATCTCGGGCCCGGTCGTCGTGCAGGTGCTCGAAGGCGAAGACGCCGTGAAGCGCAACCGCGACGTGATGGGCGCGACCAACCCGGCCGATGCCGACGAAGGCACGATCCGCAAGACCTATGCGGAATCGATCGAAGCCAATTCGGTCCACGGTTCGGACAGCGACGAAAATGCCAAGATCGAAATCGACTTCTTCTTCGACGAAGCCGAGCTCGTAGGCTGA
- a CDS encoding DUF2256 domain-containing protein, with translation MAKGKGSGKMRRMGDLPSKTCLTCGFDFTWRKKWARDWDGVKYCSDKCRRNKPAAGSEAAGQE, from the coding sequence GTGGCCAAGGGCAAGGGCAGTGGCAAGATGCGGCGGATGGGCGATCTGCCCAGCAAGACCTGCCTGACCTGCGGCTTCGATTTCACCTGGCGCAAGAAATGGGCGCGTGACTGGGACGGGGTGAAATACTGCTCGGACAAATGCCGCCGGAACAAGCCGGCGGCAGGCAGCGAAGCGGCAGGCCAGGAATGA